A section of the Paenibacillus yonginensis genome encodes:
- a CDS encoding group II intron maturase-specific domain-containing protein translates to MNTKKSKVVSVVAQKHFKFLGFALGKNGSGMYIRTHRDAPLAKAKKKLKELTKRSQGRNARQVMEKVKIYIRGWMGYFYVADMKRILQSWNEWLRRRMRMYIWKQWKKPRTKIQNLRKLGVPEWQAYQWGNTRLSYWRVAGSAILNRSITNEKLARAGYYDFPAQYERLRQVHLNG, encoded by the coding sequence ATGAACACGAAGAAGAGCAAAGTCGTGAGCGTGGTTGCGCAGAAGCATTTCAAATTTCTGGGTTTTGCCCTAGGGAAGAACGGAAGCGGTATGTATATCCGGACGCATCGGGATGCCCCCCTAGCCAAAGCAAAGAAGAAACTGAAAGAGTTAACGAAGCGGAGCCAAGGCAGAAATGCTCGGCAGGTCATGGAGAAGGTCAAAATCTACATTCGAGGATGGATGGGTTATTTCTACGTGGCCGACATGAAGCGAATCCTACAAAGCTGGAATGAATGGTTACGAAGACGGATGCGGATGTACATCTGGAAACAGTGGAAGAAACCGAGGACGAAGATACAGAATCTGAGGAAATTAGGCGTGCCGGAGTGGCAAGCTTACCAATGGGGAAACACTCGGTTAAGTTACTGGCGTGTAGCCGGAAGCGCGATATTAAACCGCTCTATTACAAACGAAAAGCTCGCAAGAGCAGGGTATTATGACTTCCCTGCGCAATACGAGCGTTTACGTCAAGTGCACTTAAACGGTTGA
- the cymR gene encoding cysteine metabolism transcriptional regulator CymR gives MKISTKGRYGLTIMMELAAKYGEGPTSLKSIAEKNQLSEHYLEQLIAPLRNAGLVKSVRGAYGGYILAKEAAEITAGDIIRVLEGPISPVDFTEEDDPAKRDLWLRIRDSIADVLDSTTLDSLVNYEDHETNSNFMFYI, from the coding sequence TTGAAAATTTCAACAAAAGGACGTTACGGTCTGACTATTATGATGGAGCTTGCGGCCAAATACGGGGAAGGCCCAACTTCTTTAAAGAGCATTGCCGAAAAAAATCAGCTTTCCGAACATTATCTGGAGCAATTGATTGCTCCGCTGCGTAACGCAGGTCTGGTAAAAAGCGTACGCGGCGCTTACGGCGGCTATATTCTTGCCAAAGAAGCGGCCGAAATTACAGCAGGCGATATTATCCGCGTGCTGGAAGGACCGATCTCCCCGGTGGATTTCACCGAAGAAGACGACCCGGCCAAACGCGATTTGTGGCTGCGCATCCGCGACAGCATCGCCGACGTGCTGGACTCCACCACGCTGGATAGCCTGGTGAATTATGAGGATCATGAGACGAATAGTAATTTCATGTTTTATATTTAA
- a CDS encoding IS3 family transposase, protein MFENLDAGGATQKYSAIRILAVEFEVKMLCRLFSVSRSGYYAYLKRVDYDRDKQAKELIRGVYDRYEGKCGYRQIQLLLFQDHNVWWNHKKVLRIMQALGLQAKIRRKHHCNYASSTRDRVAENVRENERRDWFDRS, encoded by the coding sequence GTGTTTGAAAACCTGGATGCAGGAGGTGCAACGCAGAAATATTCAGCGATAAGAATATTAGCTGTGGAATTTGAGGTGAAGATGCTCTGCAGGCTGTTTAGCGTATCCAGAAGTGGATATTACGCTTATTTGAAGCGCGTTGATTACGACCGGGACAAGCAAGCCAAGGAACTCATTCGAGGCGTGTATGATCGCTATGAGGGGAAGTGTGGGTACAGGCAAATTCAGCTGCTTCTGTTCCAAGACCACAACGTATGGTGGAACCACAAAAAGGTACTCCGAATCATGCAAGCGTTAGGGTTGCAAGCGAAGATTCGGCGCAAGCACCATTGTAACTATGCTTCATCTACACGTGACCGTGTGGCAGAAAACGTTCGAGAAAACGAAAGACGTGACTGGTTTGATCGTTCATAG
- a CDS encoding helix-turn-helix domain-containing protein yields the protein MPAKKGQKFKLYSEETKKQAIQMKLQGKTHREIMKELNINDKGRLKVWMRKYKKLGEFSFLDQRGR from the coding sequence ATGCCAGCAAAGAAAGGTCAAAAGTTTAAGCTGTATAGCGAAGAGACAAAGAAGCAAGCGATACAAATGAAATTACAGGGAAAGACACACCGTGAAATCATGAAGGAACTAAACATTAATGATAAAGGTCGACTCAAGGTGTGGATGAGGAAGTACAAGAAATTAGGAGAGTTTAGCTTTCTCGACCAAAGAGGACGTTAA
- a CDS encoding reverse transcriptase domain-containing protein produces MKSGVLENGICRETEEGSPQGGPLSPLLANIYLNEFDQEMKSRGVIVIRYADDIVVLAKSKRAGTWLLETS; encoded by the coding sequence TTGAAAAGCGGAGTCCTGGAAAACGGAATATGCCGGGAAACGGAAGAAGGCTCTCCGCAAGGAGGGCCTCTATCCCCGCTTCTGGCGAACATCTACTTGAACGAATTTGACCAAGAGATGAAAAGCCGAGGAGTGATCGTGATCCGATATGCAGATGACATCGTGGTGCTAGCGAAAAGTAAACGGGCAGGCACCTGGTTACTTGAGACGAGCTGA
- the ltrA gene encoding group II intron reverse transcriptase/maturase, translated as METQLVKIAQLAKERPKEQFTSLIHLLSKETLYMCHQELAGNKAVGVDEVTKAMYEEDLHANLSNLHQALRTRAFKPQPVRRVYIPKPGSKKMRLLGIPAYEDKIVQLAVSKILSAIYEQDFLNSSFGFRPGRGCHESLRMLHTTIMTKKINWVVDADIAGFFDNVDHKWMMKCLEVRIKDRKLLQLIQRMLKAGMMEEGILRQTVQGTPQGGIISPVLANIYLHYVLDLWFEKRMRKRFRGQTQIVRYADDFVCCFQSEGEARNYYLQLKDRLKKFNLEIEPGKSKIIEFGQFAAQNKKRKGEDKPETFDFLGFTHYCSKSRNGKFRVKRQTSRKKLQAALNRMKEWIKANRALQVKLLLEQLKAKLIGHYRYYGITDNGPMLSRYWYGTMRLLFKWLNRRSQRNSYTWDKFLLLMKANPLPTPRIYASVFDGRASV; from the coding sequence TTGGAAACACAACTTGTTAAGATAGCACAGTTAGCGAAAGAGCGGCCTAAAGAGCAGTTTACAAGTCTCATTCATCTACTGAGCAAGGAAACCCTGTACATGTGTCACCAAGAGTTGGCTGGAAACAAAGCTGTCGGGGTAGACGAGGTAACCAAGGCCATGTATGAAGAGGATCTACATGCGAATCTAAGTAATCTCCATCAAGCCTTGCGAACAAGGGCTTTCAAGCCTCAACCCGTCAGGCGAGTTTATATTCCTAAGCCTGGAAGCAAAAAGATGAGGCTGTTAGGAATTCCAGCGTACGAAGATAAGATTGTTCAGTTAGCAGTGAGTAAAATCTTGTCTGCCATATATGAGCAGGATTTTCTTAATTCGTCATTTGGCTTTCGGCCGGGGCGCGGTTGTCATGAATCATTGCGTATGTTGCATACGACAATCATGACGAAGAAAATAAACTGGGTCGTGGATGCGGATATAGCGGGTTTCTTCGACAATGTCGATCACAAATGGATGATGAAATGTCTAGAGGTTCGAATCAAGGACCGTAAACTGCTGCAACTGATTCAACGTATGCTCAAAGCAGGTATGATGGAGGAGGGAATCCTACGGCAAACTGTACAAGGAACGCCGCAGGGTGGAATCATCTCTCCCGTACTTGCTAACATTTATCTGCACTACGTGCTGGACTTATGGTTTGAAAAACGAATGAGAAAACGATTCAGAGGCCAGACTCAAATAGTCCGTTATGCAGATGATTTCGTATGTTGTTTTCAATCCGAAGGCGAAGCTCGAAACTATTACCTACAACTTAAAGATAGGCTTAAGAAGTTCAACCTAGAAATAGAGCCGGGAAAGAGCAAGATTATAGAATTTGGCCAGTTTGCAGCTCAGAACAAGAAAAGAAAGGGTGAGGACAAGCCGGAAACATTCGATTTCTTGGGGTTTACCCACTACTGTAGTAAAAGCAGGAACGGAAAATTCAGGGTGAAGCGACAAACGAGTAGAAAGAAATTACAAGCTGCACTCAATCGAATGAAGGAATGGATAAAGGCGAACCGAGCCCTACAGGTCAAATTACTGCTCGAACAGCTCAAAGCAAAACTTATAGGACACTACAGATACTACGGCATCACCGACAACGGTCCAATGCTCTCGAGATACTGGTACGGTACAATGCGACTGCTATTTAAATGGTTGAACCGAAGAAGCCAACGGAACAGCTACACGTGGGACAAGTTTCTATTGTTAATGAAAGCCAATCCACTACCCACACCGAGAATATATGCGAGTGTGTTTGACGGAAGGGCCTCTGTGTGA